Sequence from the Euzebya rosea genome:
CGACGTCCAACCGCGACACGATGAGCCCGACCCAGCCAAGCGCAATGGCGACGCCGTACAACGACTTGACCGCGTGCGGCACGGACAGACCGATGAAGACCAAGCGATGCGACAGGTGGTCCCGGCCGCCCGAGAGGGGGTTCCGCCCGTGTCGAAGGCGGGTGATGGTGACGAGGGTCGTGTCAAGGATGGGGAGGCCGAGGACCACGATCGGGACGAACGCCGTGATCTGCCGGGGAGCGTCGAACCGCAGCTTCAGCGCGAGGACCGCCAGTACGAAACCGATGAACAGCGAACCGGCGTCGCCCATGTAGACCCGCGCCGGGTGGAAGTTGTGCCGCAGGAAGCCGATGGCGCATCCGGCCAGCGCGGCCGAGAGGGCGGCGACGAGGAACTGGCCGTTGAAGACGGCGATGACGAACAGGGAGATCGACGCGATCGTGCCGATGCCGGCCGACAGCCCGTCCATGTTGTCCAGCAGGTTGAAGGCGTTGGTGATGCCCGCGACCCAGAGGATCGTGATCGCGATGTCTACCGGACCACCGCTGTCCACGAGTCGGACACTGATGTCGGTGAAGATCAGCAGCCCTGTCGCAGCGGCGACCACGGCGAGCCGAAGGAAGGGACCGAGCCCACGAAGGTCGTCGATCAGCCCCATCAGGCTGAGCAGAACGGCTGTACCGAGGATGACAACGAGCTCGTCGAGGCCGCTGATGGGCGGGCGAAGGATCGCAGCAGCCAGGACCACGGCAGCGAACGACACCACGATGGCGACGCCGCCCAAATAGGGGACCGGGCTCTCCTGCGACTTGTACCCGCCCGGTCTGTCGACGAAGTCTCGCTGGATGGCAACCTTCATCGCGACCGGGACCAGAAGCCACGACAGCATGCCGGCGACCAAGAAGATCGCCGGGTAGGCCCAGGTGACTAGCTCGCCCATGCGTGAAGGACTCCGTCCCGGTCGTCGATGAGTCACGGCTTGCTCGAGGCACGGACGTCCTCGGACCCGCATCCGGTGTGGCCACGTCTGAGAGCATTCTGCCTGCTGCGGCAGGCGAGAACCACCGTGCGTCCGGGCCACCTCGTAGACGGGGTGGGCTTCCGTGTCCAGATTGGGCCCTCACCGTCCCTGCAGGCCGCCCGGATCACCGGCGCGCAGGCTGGCACTTCGGCCCGTCGGGGTGCACGACGGCCTGCGCTGCACCTTCGAGTCGGTTCGGCCCGCCGGCGTCCCCTGACGTGACGGATCAGGCGGTGCCGTCGTAGTACCGCTGCGCCAGGGCCCAGGCGCCCTCGCCGCATTCGGCACCGATCACCCGTCCGGCGAGGTCGTCGGCACGAACGTGGATCCCCCCGTAGAGCCGTGACAAGCCGGCCTGATCGGCGGCGTCGTAGTAGGACGCCCACTGCAGCACGACGTCCTCGGCGGGGCCGGCCTCGAACTCCAGT
This genomic interval carries:
- a CDS encoding MraY family glycosyltransferase, producing MGELVTWAYPAIFLVAGMLSWLLVPVAMKVAIQRDFVDRPGGYKSQESPVPYLGGVAIVVSFAAVVLAAAILRPPISGLDELVVILGTAVLLSLMGLIDDLRGLGPFLRLAVVAAATGLLIFTDISVRLVDSGGPVDIAITILWVAGITNAFNLLDNMDGLSAGIGTIASISLFVIAVFNGQFLVAALSAALAGCAIGFLRHNFHPARVYMGDAGSLFIGFVLAVLALKLRFDAPRQITAFVPIVVLGLPILDTTLVTITRLRHGRNPLSGGRDHLSHRLVFIGLSVPHAVKSLYGVAIALGWVGLIVSRLDVGTAYLVLGLVGAVLVTAGFLLGRVPVYSNSIQRKIVLQSVEKTDADYAHEHQTAGMASTDGS